Proteins encoded by one window of Cyanobium sp. NS01:
- a CDS encoding chlorophyll a/b-binding protein, producing MTSSSPQADERWFLNAAAAQIHAEQLQRAERFNGRAAMLGFVIGVLTEAITGQGILHQIGLGTLLSQG from the coding sequence ATGACGTCCTCCTCCCCCCAAGCCGACGAGCGCTGGTTCCTGAACGCCGCCGCTGCCCAGATCCATGCCGAGCAGCTGCAGCGGGCCGAGCGCTTCAACGGCCGCGCCGCCATGCTCGGCTTTGTGATCGGCGTGCTCACCGAAGCCATCACCGGCCAGGGCATCCTGCACCAGATCGGCCTCGGCACCCTGTTGAGCCAGGGCTGA
- a CDS encoding GMC oxidoreductase, with translation MTERPDAIVVGSGATGGVAAMVLAEAGLRVLVLEAGAELGAARARGAEPLNSLRRLAHLASGRQRLQAHHPGYWKHNPELFADERLNPYSTPPDRPFLWTRGRQLGGKSLTWGGITLRLSRYEFKAGERDGQGPSWPIDEPDLAPYYDRLERLLGVHGRADGLPQLPDGQFLDPLPLTPGEQHLRQAIGRELGLPLIHSRGFNLHRGPGWCRSSSPGSTLARAVATGRTVVRSGTLVSHLVMEPGQERARGVVVVDSHSGERQELQAPLVVLCASTIETLRILLHSGEACRRGGLIDPSGSLGHYLMDHVSSSRFFSVPGLAPPPEPAELSGAGSCFIPNTVNLDGASQEGFQRGYGLWAAVQRFDPPSLLQRRRGEAVGFLIGHGEVLPRTDNRVSLNGDQVDAWGLPTPHISMGWGPNEGAMVAHMQQRMEAVVAAAGGAIRPLEDLFVLPLLEPWIRSSHATGQGAAPPGYYIHELGGARMAAREEEGVVNAFNQCWRAPNVLVVDGACWPGAGWQSPTLTAMAITWRACEAATRRLRRGD, from the coding sequence ATGACCGAGCGCCCTGACGCCATCGTGGTGGGATCGGGCGCCACCGGGGGGGTGGCCGCCATGGTGCTGGCGGAGGCCGGACTTCGGGTGCTGGTGCTCGAGGCCGGGGCGGAACTGGGCGCCGCCCGTGCCCGTGGCGCCGAGCCGCTCAACAGCCTGCGGCGGCTCGCCCACCTCGCCAGCGGTCGGCAGCGCCTGCAGGCCCACCACCCCGGCTACTGGAAGCACAACCCCGAACTGTTCGCCGACGAGCGCCTCAACCCCTATTCCACCCCGCCCGACCGCCCCTTTCTCTGGACCCGCGGCCGCCAGCTGGGCGGCAAGAGCCTCACCTGGGGGGGCATCACCCTGCGGCTGAGCCGCTACGAATTCAAGGCCGGTGAACGCGATGGCCAAGGGCCCAGCTGGCCGATCGACGAGCCGGATCTGGCGCCCTACTACGACCGCCTGGAGCGGTTGCTGGGGGTGCATGGCCGGGCCGACGGCCTGCCCCAGCTCCCCGACGGCCAGTTCCTCGATCCCCTGCCCCTCACCCCGGGCGAACAGCACCTGCGCCAGGCGATCGGCCGCGAGCTGGGTCTGCCCCTGATCCACTCCCGGGGCTTCAACCTTCACCGCGGCCCCGGCTGGTGCCGCTCATCGAGCCCCGGCAGCACCCTGGCCCGGGCCGTGGCCACTGGCCGCACCGTGGTGCGCAGCGGCACCCTGGTGAGCCACCTCGTGATGGAGCCGGGCCAGGAGCGAGCCCGCGGGGTCGTGGTGGTCGACAGTCACAGCGGCGAGCGGCAGGAGCTGCAGGCGCCGCTGGTGGTGCTGTGCGCCTCCACGATCGAGACGCTGCGGATCCTGCTGCACTCCGGCGAGGCCTGCAGGCGCGGCGGGCTGATCGATCCCTCCGGCAGCCTGGGGCACTATCTGATGGACCACGTGTCCAGCAGCCGCTTCTTCTCGGTGCCCGGCCTGGCCCCGCCCCCTGAACCCGCCGAGCTCTCCGGCGCCGGCAGCTGCTTCATCCCCAACACCGTGAACCTGGATGGGGCCAGCCAGGAGGGCTTCCAGCGCGGCTACGGCCTCTGGGCGGCGGTGCAGCGCTTCGATCCGCCCAGCCTGCTGCAGCGACGCCGCGGTGAGGCCGTTGGCTTCCTGATCGGCCATGGCGAGGTGCTGCCCCGGACTGACAACCGGGTCAGCCTGAACGGCGATCAGGTGGATGCCTGGGGGCTGCCGACGCCGCACATCTCCATGGGCTGGGGGCCGAATGAAGGCGCGATGGTGGCCCATATGCAGCAGCGCATGGAGGCCGTGGTGGCCGCGGCCGGGGGCGCGATCCGTCCGCTGGAGGATCTGTTCGTGCTGCCGCTGCTGGAGCCCTGGATCCGCTCCAGCCACGCCACCGGCCAGGGCGCCGCGCCCCCCGGCTACTACATCCATGAACTGGGCGGCGCCCGCATGGCCGCCAGGGAGGAGGAGGGGGTGGTGAATGCCTTCAACCAGTGCTGGCGCGCCCCCAATGTGCTGGTGGTGGATGGGGCCTGCTGGCCTGGCGCCGGCTGGCAGAGCCCCACCCTCACGGCCATGGCGATCACCTGGCGGGCCTGCGAGGCCGCCACCAGGCGACTGCGCCGGGGGGACTGA
- a CDS encoding Zn-dependent hydrolase yields the protein MTQLSAAPLGSGSLSNGHLGSDTASLAAVSSLLALRADGERLALNLEALATIGRVPSGAVRRLAFSDEDRAARALVQGWMEQAGMAVRIDTAGNMIGRYEGLQPTAPVLATGSHIDTVPEGGHYDGALGVLAGLEVVQVLAEHNQRLQHPLELIVFADEESTMVGCKNLVGRASDDPSAYTTALGVPIQEGLASIGGSWEHRASARRAPGEIAAFVELHVEQGGVLEAVGKDIGVVEGVVGQQRYTISVTGQANHAGTTPMGMRRDALTTAAQIILAVEDMALHFPGDPVATVGKLQVWPNAANIVPGRVEFTLDMRDLSHSVIDHMRAHLERKIENIAVASRTRIAMTPQFVVDPSPADPMVQALITESCQQLGLSHTHLPSRASHDSQELGRLTAMGMIFVPSRDGVSHSADEYTTPEQCEQGVNVLLQSLIRLDASLSGS from the coding sequence ATGACTCAGCTTAGCGCCGCTCCCCTGGGCTCAGGCTCTCTCAGCAACGGCCATCTCGGCAGCGACACCGCCTCCCTGGCGGCGGTCAGCTCGCTGCTGGCGCTGCGGGCCGACGGGGAGCGCCTGGCCCTCAACCTCGAAGCCCTGGCCACGATCGGCCGGGTGCCCTCCGGGGCCGTGCGGCGGCTGGCCTTCAGCGATGAAGACCGCGCCGCCCGCGCCCTGGTGCAGGGCTGGATGGAGCAGGCGGGCATGGCGGTGCGGATCGACACCGCCGGCAACATGATCGGCCGCTACGAGGGCCTCCAGCCCACGGCCCCAGTGCTGGCCACCGGCTCCCACATCGACACGGTGCCAGAGGGGGGCCACTACGACGGAGCCCTCGGGGTGCTCGCCGGGCTGGAGGTGGTGCAGGTGCTCGCGGAGCACAACCAGCGCCTGCAGCACCCGCTCGAGCTGATCGTGTTCGCCGATGAGGAGAGCACCATGGTGGGCTGCAAGAACCTGGTGGGCCGCGCCTCCGACGACCCCAGCGCCTACACCACAGCCCTGGGGGTGCCGATTCAGGAGGGCCTGGCCAGCATCGGCGGCTCCTGGGAGCACCGCGCCAGCGCCCGCCGGGCGCCCGGCGAGATCGCCGCCTTCGTGGAGCTGCATGTGGAGCAGGGGGGGGTACTGGAGGCCGTGGGCAAGGACATCGGCGTGGTGGAGGGCGTTGTGGGCCAGCAGCGCTACACGATCAGCGTGACCGGCCAGGCCAACCACGCCGGCACCACGCCGATGGGCATGCGGCGCGATGCCCTCACCACAGCAGCCCAGATCATCCTGGCGGTGGAGGACATGGCCCTCCACTTCCCCGGCGATCCGGTGGCCACGGTGGGCAAGCTGCAGGTGTGGCCCAATGCCGCCAACATCGTGCCGGGACGGGTGGAGTTCACCCTCGACATGCGCGACCTCTCCCACAGCGTGATCGACCACATGCGCGCCCACCTGGAGCGCAAGATCGAGAACATCGCCGTGGCCAGCCGCACCCGGATCGCGATGACGCCCCAGTTCGTGGTGGATCCCAGCCCCGCCGATCCGATGGTGCAGGCGTTGATCACCGAGAGCTGCCAGCAGCTGGGGCTGAGCCACACCCACCTGCCCAGCCGCGCCAGCCACGACTCCCAGGAGCTGGGCCGCCTCACCGCCATGGGCATGATCTTCGTGCCCAGCCGCGACGGCGTGTCCCACTCGGCCGACGAGTACACCACGCCGGAGCAGTGCGAACAGGGCGTGAATGTGCTGCTGCAGAGCCTGATCCGTCTGGATGCCAGCCTCTCCGGCAGCTGA
- a CDS encoding universal stress protein, producing MTFQHLLVATDGSELSQRALLQALALAKALGARLRILTVEGTLPVSLVGAGELVDTGAIEALMKAAQLQSQQILDTAAATAEQAGVSAEVVKRISAQPSMAILEEARSQACDLIVMASHGRRGLQGLLLGSETQRVLTQSSCPVLVVR from the coding sequence ATGACGTTTCAACACCTGCTTGTCGCCACCGATGGTTCGGAGCTGTCGCAGCGGGCCCTGCTGCAGGCCCTGGCTCTGGCCAAGGCCCTGGGGGCTCGGCTGCGCATCCTGACGGTGGAGGGGACCTTGCCGGTCTCCCTGGTGGGAGCGGGAGAACTGGTGGACACCGGCGCCATCGAGGCGCTGATGAAGGCGGCCCAGCTGCAGTCGCAGCAGATCCTGGACACCGCCGCCGCCACGGCGGAACAGGCCGGGGTGAGCGCTGAGGTGGTGAAACGGATCAGTGCCCAGCCCTCCATGGCGATCCTGGAGGAGGCCCGCAGCCAGGCCTGCGACCTGATCGTGATGGCCTCCCACGGCCGGCGCGGGCTGCAGGGGCTGCTGCTCGGCAGCGAGACCCAGCGGGTTCTGACCCAGAGCTCCTGTCCGGTGCTGGTGGTGCGTTGA
- a CDS encoding phycobilisome rod-core linker polypeptide, whose product MALPLLDVKPTAVNARVANFMPATEESPLRAPFALTPTQDPASVDVQIDQAYRQIFFHAFRSDRDPVLESQLRSGQIRMRDFIRGLLLSEKFRQDFYRCNSNYQIVEQVVGRVLGRPVYGDQERIAWSILIAEQGLPAFVDALLESDEYLCQFGDDQVPFQRSRTLAGKAVGQVPFNQQAPRYGAYWRDTNARRLPSAGSSPWQPGVPRPAWLRDQPSPLARKIWSGTILFGVGFLSVVSLITVVAMLRT is encoded by the coding sequence ATGGCTCTGCCCCTGCTGGATGTCAAGCCCACGGCCGTGAACGCCCGGGTCGCCAACTTCATGCCGGCCACCGAGGAGTCGCCGCTGAGGGCCCCCTTCGCCCTGACGCCGACCCAGGATCCCGCCAGCGTGGATGTGCAGATCGACCAGGCCTACCGCCAGATCTTTTTCCACGCCTTCCGCAGCGACCGCGACCCCGTGCTGGAGTCGCAACTGCGCTCAGGCCAGATCCGCATGCGCGACTTCATCCGGGGCCTGCTGCTCTCCGAGAAGTTCCGCCAGGACTTCTACCGCTGCAACAGCAACTACCAGATCGTGGAGCAGGTGGTGGGCCGGGTGCTGGGCCGGCCGGTGTACGGCGACCAGGAGCGGATCGCCTGGTCGATCCTGATCGCTGAACAGGGGCTGCCCGCCTTTGTGGATGCCCTGCTGGAGTCCGACGAATACCTCTGCCAGTTCGGCGACGATCAGGTGCCGTTCCAGCGCTCCCGCACCCTGGCCGGCAAGGCGGTGGGCCAGGTCCCCTTCAACCAGCAGGCTCCCCGTTACGGGGCCTACTGGCGCGACACCAATGCCCGCCGCCTGCCCTCCGCCGGTTCCAGCCCCTGGCAGCCCGGTGTGCCCAGGCCCGCCTGGCTGCGCGATCAGCCCAGCCCCCTGGCCCGCAAGATCTGGTCGGGCACGATCCTCTTCGGTGTGGGCTTCCTCAGTGTCGTCAGCCTGATCACCGTGGTCGCCATGCTGCGCACCTGA
- a CDS encoding sirohydrochlorin chelatase, protein MSSQASASFLADATLTAGGRSLGVLVCGHGSRNRLAVAEFAALAEQLQQRLRPLPLEYGYLEFARPILRDGLEALRRRGAEHILAVPAMLFAAGHAKNDIPSVLNTYAAETGLRIDYGRELGVDRRMIQAAGARIREALARATGSVPLQDTLLVVVGRGSSDPDANSNVAKVTRMLVEGFGFGWGETVYSGVTFPLVEPGLRQAVRLGYRRVVVFPYFLFSGVLVSRIVQHTERVAADHPELQFIQAAYLGDHPHVLDTFEERVMDVVRGDTAMNCSLCKYRAQVLGFETDVGAPQHSHHHHVEGLTDGCDLCERECTGACQPDGVPIPLGAAASEHGHGHGHHHHPVYPHADHPLGPRTLRSGGATA, encoded by the coding sequence ATGAGTTCACAGGCTTCCGCTTCGTTTCTGGCCGATGCCACCCTCACGGCCGGGGGCCGTTCCCTCGGGGTGCTGGTGTGTGGCCATGGCAGCCGCAACCGCCTGGCGGTGGCCGAGTTTGCCGCCCTGGCCGAGCAGCTGCAGCAGCGGCTGCGGCCGCTGCCCCTGGAATACGGCTACCTGGAGTTCGCCCGGCCGATCCTGCGCGACGGTCTGGAGGCCCTGCGCCGCCGCGGTGCGGAGCACATCCTGGCGGTGCCGGCGATGCTGTTTGCGGCGGGCCACGCCAAGAACGACATCCCTTCGGTGCTCAACACCTACGCTGCAGAAACCGGACTGCGCATCGACTACGGCCGGGAGCTCGGGGTGGATCGCCGCATGATCCAGGCCGCCGGGGCCCGGATCCGGGAGGCCCTCGCCAGGGCCACCGGCTCTGTGCCCCTGCAGGACACCCTGCTGGTGGTGGTGGGGCGCGGGTCGTCCGACCCCGATGCCAACTCCAACGTGGCCAAGGTCACCCGCATGCTGGTGGAGGGCTTTGGTTTCGGCTGGGGCGAAACGGTGTACTCAGGCGTCACTTTTCCCTTGGTGGAGCCAGGCCTGCGCCAGGCGGTGCGACTGGGCTACCGCCGGGTGGTGGTGTTTCCCTACTTCCTTTTTTCAGGGGTGTTGGTGAGCCGGATCGTGCAGCACACCGAGCGCGTGGCGGCCGATCATCCCGAGCTGCAATTCATTCAGGCCGCCTATTTAGGTGACCATCCCCATGTGCTCGACACCTTCGAGGAGCGGGTGATGGATGTGGTGCGGGGCGACACCGCGATGAACTGCTCCCTCTGCAAATACCGGGCCCAGGTGCTCGGCTTTGAAACGGATGTGGGGGCGCCGCAGCACAGCCACCACCACCATGTGGAAGGGCTCACGGATGGCTGTGACCTGTGCGAGCGCGAATGCACCGGAGCCTGTCAGCCCGATGGGGTTCCCATCCCCTTGGGGGCCGCGGCCAGCGAGCACGGCCATGGCCATGGCCACCACCACCACCCCGTCTACCCCCACGCCGACCACCCCCTGGGCCCCCGCACCCTGCGCTCCGGTGGCGCGACGGCGTAG
- a CDS encoding DUF2811 domain-containing protein, with the protein MTPPPAQEPEAGDGARGESATVLESEVADVVFSALQRFLATHPGWNQHGLTTSALATFLFQNGCTDACVQQHYLNSLFLL; encoded by the coding sequence TTGACCCCTCCCCCTGCCCAGGAGCCTGAGGCTGGTGATGGCGCCAGGGGAGAGTCCGCGACGGTGCTGGAGAGCGAGGTGGCGGATGTGGTGTTCAGCGCGCTGCAGCGCTTTCTCGCCACCCACCCGGGCTGGAATCAGCATGGCCTCACAACTTCGGCCCTGGCCACATTTCTGTTCCAGAACGGTTGCACCGATGCCTGCGTGCAACAGCACTACCTGAACAGTTTGTTCCTGCTCTGA
- a CDS encoding ParB-like protein: protein MALRLPPYQQLPPPRPDTPLIELPVASLRPTQLCVGMAEVRSRQNDFQAEDRGERQRYLGTKPVPLVRSGAGEVWMVDRHHRLRALLELDPAATAFGYVVLDLPTADRAAVLQHLLGLGWLYLYDGRGLGPLPASVLPDQLLGLQDDPFRSLVWRLKKEGVIEPAPLIPFHEFRWGAWLRSRSLPPFSSAQLQPALPAARTLARSAAASHLAGWKSALRRQSP from the coding sequence ATGGCGCTGCGCCTTCCCCCCTATCAGCAGCTGCCCCCACCCCGGCCGGACACACCCCTGATCGAGCTGCCTGTGGCCAGCCTGCGGCCCACCCAGCTCTGCGTGGGCATGGCCGAAGTGCGCAGCCGCCAGAACGACTTTCAGGCTGAAGACCGCGGCGAACGCCAGCGCTACCTGGGCACCAAGCCTGTGCCCCTGGTCCGCAGTGGAGCAGGGGAGGTGTGGATGGTGGATCGCCACCACCGCCTCAGGGCCCTGCTGGAGCTCGACCCCGCCGCCACCGCCTTTGGTTATGTGGTGTTGGATCTGCCCACGGCCGACCGCGCCGCGGTGCTCCAGCACCTGCTGGGCCTCGGCTGGCTGTACCTCTATGACGGCCGCGGCCTCGGTCCCCTGCCTGCCTCGGTGCTGCCGGACCAGCTGCTGGGCCTGCAGGACGACCCCTTCCGCAGCCTCGTGTGGCGCCTCAAGAAGGAGGGGGTGATCGAGCCGGCACCCCTGATCCCCTTCCACGAGTTCCGCTGGGGCGCCTGGCTGCGCAGCCGCTCCCTGCCCCCCTTCAGCTCGGCTCAGCTGCAGCCGGCCCTGCCCGCCGCCCGCACCCTGGCCCGCTCCGCCGCCGCCAGCCACCTGGCCGGCTGGAAGAGCGCCCTGCGGCGGCAGAGCCCCTGA
- a CDS encoding TMEM165/GDT1 family protein has protein sequence MDPGLAAFGSGLSAITVAELGDKTFFMALILAVRHPRRWVFLGSFAALAVVTLLSLGVGYGLRELLPVRLLPWLAGGLFLVFGIRLLLEAQALPADAARGEAQEAEQAVIAADRQLLSSRPLAVIWEAFALVFIAELGDRTQLATIVLATAPGFTFAGLLAGTLLGHALVTALAVGSGRWIGDRVDERLLYRLGGGLFLLFAVVAFHQALG, from the coding sequence ATGGATCCGGGCCTGGCTGCCTTCGGCTCCGGCCTGAGTGCCATCACCGTGGCGGAGCTCGGCGACAAGACCTTCTTCATGGCCCTGATCCTGGCGGTGCGGCACCCGCGCCGCTGGGTGTTTCTCGGCAGCTTCGCGGCCCTGGCGGTGGTGACCCTGCTCTCCCTCGGGGTGGGCTACGGCCTGCGGGAGCTGCTGCCGGTGCGCCTGCTGCCCTGGCTGGCGGGGGGCCTGTTCCTGGTGTTCGGCATCCGGCTGCTGCTGGAGGCCCAGGCCCTGCCGGCCGATGCCGCCCGCGGCGAGGCCCAGGAAGCGGAGCAGGCCGTGATCGCCGCCGATCGCCAGCTGCTGAGCAGCCGCCCCCTGGCCGTGATCTGGGAGGCCTTCGCCCTGGTGTTCATCGCTGAACTGGGCGACCGCACGCAGCTGGCCACGATCGTGCTGGCCACCGCCCCCGGCTTCACCTTCGCCGGACTGCTGGCCGGCACCCTGCTGGGCCACGCCCTGGTGACGGCCCTGGCTGTGGGATCAGGCCGCTGGATCGGCGACCGGGTGGATGAACGACTGCTCTACCGCCTGGGGGGCGGCCTGTTTCTGCTGTTCGCCGTGGTGGCCTTCCACCAGGCCCTGGGCTGA
- the bioA gene encoding adenosylmethionine--8-amino-7-oxononanoate transaminase, translated as MQLNVPLTMPQDFDPQPRWHPHLWHPTTQVATAPVPLRAVAGRGALLELDDGRTLIDAISSWWVTLHGHAEASIAAAVSAQSQALEQVIFADFSHGPAERLAERLSALTGLERLFFSDNGSTAVEVALKIAWQWWHNQGAERRQLVAFEGAYHGDTVGAMAVGARSLFTTPFDPWLFCVARVDWPHTCWHDASVETREQAALEALERALAVPTAAVILEPLIQGASGMAMVRPAFLQAVEARVRASGALLIADEVMTGFGRSGALFACQRAGLQPDLMALSKGLTGGFLPMGVTLASERLYQGFVSSDPMATFFHGHSFTANPLGCAAALASLDLLEAFPERYRSFEARHRPRLEALSRHPLVRRPRCLGTVAAFDVAVNQPGYLSAVGRQIQRHCLAEGVYVRPLGNVVYLLPPLCLDEAQLERCYSALHSALDQL; from the coding sequence ATGCAGCTGAACGTGCCGCTGACCATGCCGCAGGACTTCGATCCTCAGCCCCGCTGGCATCCGCACCTGTGGCACCCCACCACCCAGGTGGCCACGGCGCCGGTACCCCTGCGGGCCGTGGCCGGCCGTGGCGCCCTGCTGGAGCTCGATGACGGCCGCACCCTGATCGACGCCATCAGCAGCTGGTGGGTGACCCTGCATGGCCATGCCGAGGCCAGCATCGCCGCGGCCGTCAGCGCCCAGAGCCAGGCCCTCGAGCAGGTGATCTTCGCCGACTTCAGCCATGGCCCGGCCGAGCGGCTGGCGGAGCGGCTCAGCGCCCTGACGGGGCTGGAGCGGCTCTTTTTTTCCGACAACGGCTCCACGGCGGTGGAGGTGGCCCTCAAGATCGCCTGGCAGTGGTGGCACAACCAGGGGGCGGAGCGCCGCCAGCTGGTCGCCTTCGAGGGGGCCTACCACGGCGACACCGTGGGGGCCATGGCCGTGGGGGCCCGCTCCCTGTTCACCACCCCCTTCGATCCATGGCTGTTCTGCGTGGCCCGGGTCGACTGGCCCCACACCTGCTGGCACGACGCCAGCGTGGAGACCAGGGAACAGGCGGCCCTGGAGGCCCTGGAGCGGGCCCTGGCCGTGCCCACGGCGGCGGTGATCCTGGAACCCCTGATCCAGGGAGCTTCCGGCATGGCGATGGTGCGGCCGGCCTTTCTGCAGGCGGTTGAGGCGAGGGTGCGGGCTAGTGGCGCCCTGCTGATCGCCGATGAGGTGATGACCGGCTTCGGCCGCAGCGGCGCCCTGTTCGCCTGCCAGCGGGCGGGCCTCCAGCCCGACCTGATGGCCCTCTCCAAGGGGCTCACCGGCGGCTTCCTGCCCATGGGGGTGACCCTGGCCAGCGAGCGGCTCTACCAGGGCTTCGTCAGCAGCGACCCGATGGCCACCTTCTTCCATGGCCACAGCTTCACCGCCAATCCCCTGGGTTGCGCGGCGGCCCTGGCCAGCCTTGACCTGCTGGAGGCCTTCCCAGAGCGCTATCGCAGCTTCGAGGCTCGCCACCGGCCCCGGCTGGAGGCCCTCAGCCGCCACCCGCTGGTGCGGCGTCCCCGCTGCCTGGGCACCGTGGCGGCCTTTGACGTGGCTGTGAACCAACCGGGCTACCTCAGCGCGGTGGGCCGCCAGATTCAGCGCCACTGCCTGGCGGAGGGGGTGTACGTGCGACCCCTCGGCAACGTGGTGTACCTCCTGCCGCCGCTCTGCCTCGACGAGGCCCAGCTGGAGCGCTGTTACAGCGCTCTGCACTCAGCTCTCGATCAGCTCTGA
- a CDS encoding cation:proton antiporter, producing the protein MPPSSGMAAFLHGSPLAVFALLLSLSVLVPPLARWLRLPDLVGLLAAGVLIGPHALGWLQTEGPTVGLLSDIGVIYLLFIAGLEIDLAEFARIRQRSFQFGLLTFSLPLLGGAGLALAYGYAPLSAVLLGSVLASHTPLGYPIVRSYGAVGEESVVVAIGGTIFTDLAALLLLALCMGLSRGELSAPAVALLLGKVALFALLLVGTITQLGTGLVRRSVNNDSQLFVAVLLTLFVAGLGAELAGVEKIVGAFLAGLAVNRVLPEGRVKEQVVFVGAALFIPIFFIDLGLLLNLPTFFSTILGSPFAIALIATLITTKGLAALWAGRIYRYNSTQVLTLWSLSLPQVAATLAATFVGFRAGLFDAAVLNSVLAMMVVTATLGPALTAQAIPRLAQATAASLTAEGAGRLALVRRSLRVLLPVSNPSSEARLFALAGLLIGGSSEDPGLVLPLAVVSPRQAEAGHASPLAMAASLARARELLQSASSIAEADQVPCQPLLRVDSDVAAGIARVAMEQASDLVLMGLARPGRFGQWLFGDLVEATCRQVSCPVVVAGLRRDPASLKRLLVPIKDVTAGALEQFQLAERLAAALGGSITLLHVPDLGQSSQQRAEVEAQLARWQPGAEGQAVSVAIKVDIRPDQNIETSIEDAARSHDLVILRSQRRLVAGLPIPAGGRMGGLMRRLSISVLVISDPLH; encoded by the coding sequence ATGCCCCCCAGCAGCGGCATGGCCGCCTTCCTGCACGGATCGCCCCTGGCGGTGTTCGCCCTGCTGCTCAGCCTGAGCGTGCTGGTTCCGCCCCTGGCCCGCTGGCTGCGGCTGCCCGATCTCGTGGGCCTGCTGGCCGCCGGCGTGCTGATCGGCCCCCATGCTCTGGGGTGGCTGCAGACCGAGGGCCCCACCGTGGGGCTGCTGTCCGACATCGGCGTGATCTACCTGCTGTTCATCGCAGGACTGGAGATCGATCTGGCCGAATTCGCCCGCATCCGCCAGCGCTCCTTCCAGTTCGGCCTGCTCACCTTCAGCCTGCCCCTGCTGGGGGGGGCCGGCCTGGCCCTGGCCTACGGCTACGCGCCCCTGAGCGCCGTGCTGCTGGGCTCGGTGCTCGCCTCCCACACCCCTCTGGGCTATCCGATCGTGCGCAGCTACGGCGCCGTGGGGGAAGAGTCGGTGGTGGTGGCCATCGGCGGCACGATTTTCACCGACCTGGCCGCCCTGCTGCTGCTCGCCCTCTGCATGGGGCTGAGCCGCGGGGAGCTCTCAGCGCCGGCCGTGGCCCTGCTGCTGGGCAAGGTGGCCCTGTTCGCCCTGCTGCTGGTGGGCACGATCACCCAGCTGGGCACGGGCCTGGTACGCCGCAGCGTCAACAACGACAGCCAGCTCTTCGTAGCCGTGCTGCTGACCCTGTTTGTGGCCGGCCTGGGGGCTGAACTGGCGGGCGTGGAGAAGATCGTGGGGGCCTTCCTGGCCGGCCTGGCCGTGAACCGCGTCCTGCCGGAAGGGAGGGTCAAGGAGCAGGTGGTGTTCGTGGGGGCCGCCCTGTTCATCCCGATCTTCTTCATCGACCTGGGGCTGCTGCTCAACCTGCCCACCTTCTTCAGCACCATCCTGGGCAGCCCCTTCGCGATCGCCCTGATCGCCACGCTGATCACCACCAAGGGGCTCGCCGCCCTCTGGGCCGGCCGGATCTACCGCTACAACAGCACCCAGGTGCTCACCCTGTGGTCGTTGTCGCTGCCCCAGGTGGCGGCCACCCTGGCCGCCACCTTCGTGGGGTTTCGCGCCGGCCTCTTCGACGCCGCGGTGCTCAACAGTGTGCTGGCGATGATGGTGGTCACCGCCACCCTCGGCCCTGCCCTCACCGCCCAGGCCATCCCCAGGCTGGCCCAGGCCACCGCCGCGTCGCTGACCGCGGAGGGGGCCGGTCGCCTGGCCCTGGTGCGGCGCTCGCTGCGGGTGCTCCTGCCGGTGTCGAACCCCAGCAGCGAGGCGCGGCTGTTCGCCCTGGCCGGGCTGCTGATCGGGGGCTCCTCCGAGGATCCCGGCCTGGTGCTGCCCCTGGCAGTGGTGTCACCGCGGCAGGCGGAGGCCGGCCACGCCAGCCCCCTGGCGATGGCGGCGAGCCTGGCCAGGGCCCGGGAGCTGCTCCAGAGCGCCAGCTCGATCGCCGAGGCCGATCAGGTGCCCTGCCAGCCCCTGCTGCGCGTGGACAGCGATGTGGCCGCCGGCATCGCCCGGGTGGCGATGGAGCAGGCCAGTGACCTGGTGCTGATGGGCCTGGCCCGCCCCGGCAGGTTCGGCCAGTGGCTGTTCGGCGACCTGGTGGAGGCCACCTGCCGCCAGGTGAGCTGCCCGGTGGTGGTGGCCGGTCTGCGCCGCGATCCCGCCAGCCTGAAGCGGCTGCTGGTGCCGATCAAGGACGTCACCGCCGGCGCCCTGGAGCAGTTTCAGCTGGCCGAGCGGCTGGCCGCCGCCCTCGGCGGCAGCATCACCCTTCTGCACGTGCCCGACCTGGGGCAGAGCAGCCAGCAGCGGGCTGAGGTGGAGGCCCAGCTGGCCCGCTGGCAGCCCGGCGCCGAGGGCCAGGCGGTCTCGGTGGCGATCAAGGTGGACATCCGGCCCGACCAGAACATCGAAACCAGCATCGAGGACGCCGCCCGCAGCCACGACCTGGTGATCCTGCGGTCCCAGCGCCGCCTGGTGGCCGGCCTGCCCATTCCCGCCGGCGGCCGCATGGGAGGGCTGATGCGACGCCTGAGCATCTCGGTGCTGGTGATCAGTGATCCGCTGCACTGA